The following coding sequences lie in one Cucurbita pepo subsp. pepo cultivar mu-cu-16 chromosome LG13, ASM280686v2, whole genome shotgun sequence genomic window:
- the LOC111809174 gene encoding calcium-dependent protein kinase 26-like, translating to MDLAETESDQSGQSVQFYNCFKVSSLSETILETTLVANLKDRYVLGERLGWGQFGVIRSCSDRLTGEMLACKSIAKDKLMTVDDVRSVKLEIEIMSRLSGHPNVVNLKAVYEEEDCVHLLMELCAGGELFHQLEKHGRFSESDARFIFRHLIQVVKYCHENGVVHRDLKPENILLATTSSSSPIKLADFGLATYIKPGQYLHGTVGSPFYIAPEVLAGGYNQAADVWSAGVILYILLSGMPPFWGKTKSRIFEAVRAADLRFPSNLWDNVSTSAKDLITRMLCMDPSKRLTAKEVLAHSWMKDAAQVSQEQEKLDARDFRWVETGISSLPAPFIVRNQDFSFSDGTAVICEDQMGHSPVFTCKSSFSSFLLDTGDTPSSVPGGFSFSSCVELDAATEFSSPIPKLPSFTFFSPCSTADQGNSSISFKANLSLSEALLEEPIKRKLSLLLEPIIPAKHKFGDMEWKESRKGGLGGSRATNIPSKRNHSIGLGELDQFNLIVTESVIRWASCTHIPTTPSLRLSLVC from the exons ATGGACTTAGCTGAAACTGAAAGTGATCAGAGTGGGCAATCTGTACAATTCTACAACTGTTTCAAAGTTTCAAGCCTTAGTGAAACAATTTTAGAAACTACCCTAGTTGCAAATTTAAAAGATCGGTACGTTTTGGGGGAACGATTAGGTTGGGGACAATTTGGTGTGATTCGATCGTGTTCTGATAGGCTGACTGGTGAGATGTTAGCTTGCAAGTCCATTGCCAAGGATAAATTGATGACAGTTGATGATGTTCGAAGTGTTAAGCTTGAGATTGAAATAATGTCTCGATTGTCGGGGCATCCAAATGTTGTAAATCTAAAGGCAGTGTACGAGGAGGAAGATTGTGTGCACTTATTAATGGAGTTATGTGCTGGTGGGGAGCTTTTCCACCAGCTCGAGAAGCATGGCAGGTTTTCGGAATCTGATGCTCGGTTTATTTTTAGGCATCTAATCCAAGTGGTCAAATATTGTCATGAGAATGGTGTTGTTCATAGAGATCTAAAGCCAGAAAACATTCTATTAGCCACAACCTCCTCCTCATCTCCAATTAAGTTGGCAGATTTTGGTCTTGCAACCTATATCAAACCTG GTCAGTATTTGCATGGTACTGTTGGGAGTCCATTTTACATCGCCCCAGAAGTCCTTGCAGGAGGCTATAACCAAGCTGCTGATGTTTGGAGTGCTGGAGTTATTCTTTACATCCTTCTCAGTGGGATGCCCCCGTTTTGGGGTAAGACGAAATCAAGAATTTTCGAAGCTGTTAGAGCTGCAGATTTACGTTTTCCTTCTAACCTTTGGGATAATGTGTCGACATCTGCCAAGGACTTGATCACCAGGATGCTTTGTATGGATCCATCAAAGCGGCTCACTGCTAAGGAGGTTCTAG CTCATTCATGGATGAAAGATGCTGCCCAAGTATCTCAAGAGCAGGAAAAGTTGGATGCCCGAGATTTCAGATGGGTGGAAACGGGCATAAGTTCTTTGCCCGCTCCATTCATCGTTAGAAATCAGGATTTTAGCTTCAGTGATGGAACTGCTGTTATTTGTGAGGACCAAATGGGGCATTCACCTGTATTCACGTGCAAATCATCATTCTCTTCGTTCCTTTTGGATACAGGTGACACGCCTAGTTCTGTTCCCGGAGGATTTTCTTTCAGCAGTTGCGTTGAGTTAGATGCAGCCACCGAATTCTCATCCCCAATTCCAAAGCTTCCCAGCTTTACCTTCTTCAGTCCATGTTCAACAGCTGATCAAGGAAACAGTTCGATCAGTTTCAAAGCGAATTTGTCACTGTCAGAAGCTCTTCTTGAAG AACCAATCAAGAGAAAGCTCTCTCTTCTGCTAGAACCCATAATTCCAGCCAAGCACAAGTTTGGAGACATGGAGTGGAAAGAATCTCGAAAGGGAGGACTAGGTGGGTCTAGAGCAACCAACATTCCCAGCAAAAGGAATCATTCAATCGGACTTGGCGAGCTCGATCAGTTTAATCTCATCGTGACCGAATCAGTTATACGATGGGCATCATGCACACATATCCCAACAACTCCATCCCTTAGGCTATCACTTGTCTGTTAA